The Solanum dulcamara chromosome 2, daSolDulc1.2, whole genome shotgun sequence region CTCTGAATACCAGCAGGAATCTGCTTAGTAGCATCAACTGTAGCAGAAACGGTAGGCTTTGAAGCTGGTTCCTTATTTATTGCCTGCCCTTCACTTTGAACAGCTGGGGCATTTCCAGTGGTTGATTTTGGCGCTTCACCGCTTCCAAATAAGTATCCCAGTGAACTTTGCCCTCCTCCATAGCTGACTCCACGACCCATATCTGTAATTCTCTCTTGTGAAAGAATCCCAGGAACAACCTGACAAAAGAAACCAGCAAGATGTAGAAGCAGGCCATATGCATTAAAGACAAGAGAAACACTTTCAAATAAGTTAGCAAAGATTTCATGCACCAAGCAACAACATAAAAGAAGAAGCGCAGCTGATAATCAAGCAACAGAAATGAGGAAATCCATTATACTTTGAGCATTAGTGGAGACTGATGCTCCTACTAGTCTATCTATAATTCAGAAAAGAAACATCAGTACATCACTGCAGTTGATTAGAATCTTCTTATAACCATATGAATCCAATACGACAATCCTGGTAGAAACCATGAAGAACCAATAATATATTAATAGAACTTTAAAGGTTTTGAAGTCTGCACTCTCTTTGTAGTTCAACGAGGGAAACTTGGAGAGTGACATTTAGGATTCAACCGCATATCAGAAGAAGAGTACAACTATTTTGCCAACACTAGGCATCCTTAAGCATCCAGGGAGAATGAAAAGAAACACAAGAAACAGAGATATCATCTTAGTCACAACGGGATGAGAAATATTCACAAGGCACTTATTACCCTCCTTTGAATTAAACCAAAATCACCATTATTCTTTATGATCTAGAACAAATAAAGAGCTCTCTTCTCTGAGACAATTTCAGACTTGAATATTCCAAACCTATGGATGATAGGGACCTTTCCACTCTCCCTTCTTTAGTGCGTTCCTTTTTAGTTAATTGAGCTCTCCCTAGGCTCcacattttttccttttcctttacGACCTTGGCGCCTAATTGTTCTGATCTCGGGGATGTGGCTGGTGATTGGTATAAGTGGCTGGAAAGAGTCTCTTTCTTCTCCTCTTACCTAGAGCAGCTAGAGGTGAGTGGAGAACCTGTCGATTCTCCTTTGCTCCACATTTTCTCGTAAACTATCACCAAATTTCTTACCACCTTTCCCATCAAAAATGAATGAGGATTCCCCTAGTGCTGACCAAATTACTCATCACTCCTCCAATACTAGCCCCACTAATTCATACACCACGTCTAAGTTCTCATACATCAGCCCCAAGCAACTGAAGGAAGTTCATCTCCCACTCAAACAGAGACTCCCTGAAATCCTAATACCCCAGATCTCTTGTCAAAAACAATAGCATCGCATCATCCACACTCTCCCTTTCTGAATCGGTTATCTTTTACTTTGACAACAACTTCGAATCAAGCCTTAACAATCAAGAATTAACAcccaatattattattttcatcaactGCTTGTTCTCAATTGTTGTTTAAAGGTAACTAAACTGCTAGTCTCAGGTTTGAAACCCCCTCTGCGTCGAGCTCGTCACACAGGGATTGCCTAGTGTAATTTACCTTTCCTATGTAGTTTGCGGGCTATTACACTGGAATGAGGTTACCCTATGTTTGATAACTAAATTGCCTCTCGAGGCGAAACCCAAAATGTCATAACAATGACAGAACAaccaaacaacaacaaattaaaaaaaagcacACAAACCTAAACTCAACTTCATCACAAAAATCAAACTTTCAACAAAAAAGAATCAATACCCAAGATCTCTAGTCCAAACCAATACCATCCATCCCCATCACTCTCTGAATCAGTAATCTCTTTACTTTCAAACCTCACAATCAAGCCTTAATCACCAAGAATTAACACCCACTATCACTATTTTCATCAACCACTGGTTCTCAATTGTCAAAAAGACAACTAAATTGCTTATTAAAGAGAAACCCAGCAACAAATTAACGACTACACAAACCCCAAATCAACTATATCACAAAAAAAATCCAAACTTTCAACAGAAAAATCACCAAAAAAGCTTAGATTAGCTTAACTTTGAATCAAAATCACACACACAAATAGAGACAACCCCTTATACATAAATCTGAATGTTTCTTGGAGATCTAggatttaaaactttttcgatTACCTTTGATTCTTTCGGATCAGATCAGTATTTGGATGTGAAGAAGAAATGGAAGTACAGTATATTGCCTCTCTtgtttacctataataataataataattattcctttctttgaaaaaaaaaattaataatgggGCTTTGCTGGAGAAAATATACAAAATGGGCCTCATTGATCACATTCGGAGTCTTGTGTGCTAAAAATGTGTCAACA contains the following coding sequences:
- the LOC129880078 gene encoding protein SPIRAL1-like 1, giving the protein MGRGVSYGGGQSSLGYLFGSGEAPKSTTGNAPAVQSEGQAINKEPASKPTVSATVDATKQIPAGIQSTSSRNHFGGDGQNTGNFITDRPSTKVHAAPGGGSSLGYLFGGGSN